One window from the genome of Tachysurus vachellii isolate PV-2020 chromosome 5, HZAU_Pvac_v1, whole genome shotgun sequence encodes:
- the si:dkeyp-69b9.3 gene encoding myocardin isoform X3 yields MTLLASERSLLIRSKFRSVLQLRIQNRRQQKELNADSGVKASCSDKVGEKEANSTGHQTVDGNILKSPPSALTAETAQDKAISGAQRPKKARLVENVSEKVQKRSGSIELLQKHTAPLENTSVSFSLPLDVFEDDISSCSSTSPEQLGTHQSPSFSSSPGLSSDQSLSDVSPVAMPTNHSPSNVQQCGSALLPGTEGITESVTMTVAGSNSMAMTGRPKGVYVSSQTSLLPKTAQCLTPTTHSILGGSLSSPRPPRPRKPRDCKPKMRKLKYHQYIPPDQRGNTGGNSGNNSQKNSTTQAQPIDPAYSRLLHQQQVFLQLQILNQQQQLAVTTSENQVVTISGAGPQSCLQPAPPQTNGTLLETNSVHKLDLLPPNLDDLTVSELRQQLRKRGLPVSGTKPALLERLRPFQMPRPQLTPAPLCQLEGTLEPPPPPNLSPSSSPSQIYIQPSAVVEESLAGSTYLTSLSSSASSSPNLQSPSPPVPSSALWRSEQAAEELTVELEMRERIRSRPRGKSLRAVTPTSGGSLHPFLQQDQGCARGKPETERQEVLFTQQVFSCQPCDTISQDFELPMQITASPEQAPPHTERSLEELLQEAIQRVQMDPHESIDDILEEPVSCSGNTGITSELQSSITTLSGSSPAPSPDQLQPTQLSSKGESGRSSPLCSSLLLELPPSPAHSLPLASNPAPPPPLCTTPPLSARSRKRRSDVPAFDAADWLESLSSGLHPLTPPVAPFVESDFALDSDLNISRVLDLMVEQW; encoded by the exons ATGACCTTGCTGGCCTCTGAGAGGTCGCTGCTCATCCGGAGCAAATTCCGCTCAG TTCTGCAGTTGCGAATACAGAACCGAAGACAACAGAAAGAGCTAAATGCTGACTCCG gCGTGAAGGCCTCCTGCTCTGACAAAGTAGGGGAGAAAGAGGCCAATAGCACCGGG CATCAGACAGTGGATGGCAACATTCTGAAGTCGCCCCCTAGTGCTCTGACTGCTGAAACTGCACAAG acaaGGCTATCAGTGGTGCGCAGAGACCGAAAAAAGCTCGTCTGGTTGAGAATGTCAGTGAGAAGGTCCAGAAGCGATCTGGTTCCATTGAGCTACTTCAGAAACACACTGCACCATTAGAAAACA cttcTGTTTCCTTTTCCTTACCCCTAGATGTCTTTGAAGATGACATCTCCTCGTGTTCTTCTACGTCTCCCGAGCAACTCGGGACACACCAATCCCCCAGCTTCTCCTCTTCACCTGGGCTGAGCAGCGACCAGTCACTGAGTGATGTGTCACCTGTCGCCATGCCCACCAACCACAGCCCAAGCAATGTTCAG CAGTGTGGTTCAGCTTTGCTCCCAGGAACTGAGGGCATCACGGAGTCAGTGACCATGACAGTGGCAGGGTCAAACTCCATGGCAATGACTGGAAGACCCAAAGGAGTGTATGTGTCCTCTCAGACTTCGCTGCTGCCAAAG ACAGCTCAGTGCCTAACCCCAACTACTCATTCCATTCTCGGAGGGTCTTTATCCTCACCACGTCCTCCACGGCCACGGAAACCTCGTGACTGTAAGCCTAAAATGAGGAAGCTGAAGTACCACCAGTACATACCCCCAGACCAACGGGGCAACACTGGAGGCAATTCTGGGAACAATTCCCAAAAGAACAGCACCACTCAAGCTCAGCCAATTGATCCTGCATACTCTCGCCTCCTACACCAACAGCAGGTTTTCCTGCAACTGCAGATACTAAACCAGCAACAACAGCTCGCTGTGACAACCAG TGAGAATCAGGTAGTGACGATTTCCGGAGCTGGACCACAAAGTTGCCTTCAGCCTGCTCCTCCGCAAACAAATGGCACCCTCCTGGAAACAAACTCTGTTCACAAGCTAGATTTACTTCCCCCGAACCTTGACGATCTAACG GTGTCAGAACTCCGACAGCAGTTACGCAAACGTGGACTCCCGGTCTCTGGCACCAAACCTGCTCTGTTAGAGAGGCTTCGCCCCTTTCAAATGCCCCGTCCCCAGCTAACACCAGCTCCACTTTGCCAGTTAGAAGGGACCCTAGAACCACCTCCACCCCCTAATTTAAGCCCGTCTAGTAGCCCGTCACAAATTTACATCCAACCATCAGCAGTGGTAGAGGAAAGTTTAGCTGGTTCCACTTACTTGACATCCCTGTCTTCTTCTGCGAGCTCAAGTCCAAACCTGCAATCCCCCTCACCTCCAGTTCCTTCCAGTGCTCTCTGGAGGTCAGAGCAGGCAGCAGAGGAGCTGACTGTGGAACTGGAGATGAGAGAGAGGATTCGGAGCAGACCCAGAGGAAAATCTCTCAGAGCAGTCACACCG ACAAGTGGAGGTTCCCTACACCCCTTCCTGCAACAGGACCAAGGATGTGCCAGAGGGAAAccagaaacagaaagacaggAAGTGCTGTTTACACAG CAGGTGTTTTCCTGTCAGCCGTGTGATACAATCTCCCAGGATTTTGAGCTACCGATGCAAATCACAGCTAGCCCAGAGCAAGCTCCACCCCACACTGAACGCAGTCTCGAGGAACTACTGCAGGAGGCCATTCAAAGAGTACAG ATGGATCCCCATGAGTCCATAGATGACATTTTAGAGGAACCTGTTAGCTGTTCTG gTAACACAGGTATCACTTCAGAACTCCAGTCATCCATCACCACGCTCTCAGGCTCCTCCCCTGCCCCATCGCCTGACCAACTACAACCTACCCAGCTCAGCTCAAAAGGCGAAAGTGGTCGCTCATCTCCGCTTTGCTCTTCACTTCTATTGGAACTTCCACCCTCCCCTGCCCATTCCCTGCCCCTTGCATCTAACCCtgcccctccccctcccctctGCACGACACCTCCTCTAAGTGCGCGTTCCAGAAAGAGGAGGTCAGATGTGCCTGCGTTTGATGCTGCTGATTGGCTGGAATCCCTGTCATCTGGCCTGCAccctctcacacctccagtggcACCTTTCGTGGAAAGCGACTTTGCCCTCGATTCAGACCTGAACATAAGCAGGGTCCTTGACCTGATGGTGGAGCAGTGGTGA
- the si:dkeyp-69b9.3 gene encoding myocardin isoform X1: MTLLASERSLLIRSKFRSVLQLRIQNRRQQKELNADSEGVKASCSDKVGEKEANSTGHQTVDGNILKSPPSALTAETAQDKAISGAQRPKKARLVENVSEKVQKRSGSIELLQKHTAPLENTSVSFSLPLDVFEDDISSCSSTSPEQLGTHQSPSFSSSPGLSSDQSLSDVSPVAMPTNHSPSNVQQCGSALLPGTEGITESVTMTVAGSNSMAMTGRPKGVYVSSQTSLLPKTAQCLTPTTHSILGGSLSSPRPPRPRKPRDCKPKMRKLKYHQYIPPDQRGNTGGNSGNNSQKNSTTQAQPIDPAYSRLLHQQQVFLQLQILNQQQQLAVTTSENQVVTISGAGPQSCLQPAPPQTNGTLLETNSVHKLDLLPPNLDDLTVSELRQQLRKRGLPVSGTKPALLERLRPFQMPRPQLTPAPLCQLEGTLEPPPPPNLSPSSSPSQIYIQPSAVVEESLAGSTYLTSLSSSASSSPNLQSPSPPVPSSALWRSEQAAEELTVELEMRERIRSRPRGKSLRAVTPTSGGSLHPFLQQDQGCARGKPETERQEVLFTQQVFSCQPCDTISQDFELPMQITASPEQAPPHTERSLEELLQEAIQRVQMDPHESIDDILEEPVSCSGNTGITSELQSSITTLSGSSPAPSPDQLQPTQLSSKGESGRSSPLCSSLLLELPPSPAHSLPLASNPAPPPPLCTTPPLSARSRKRRSDVPAFDAADWLESLSSGLHPLTPPVAPFVESDFALDSDLNISRVLDLMVEQW; encoded by the exons ATGACCTTGCTGGCCTCTGAGAGGTCGCTGCTCATCCGGAGCAAATTCCGCTCAG TTCTGCAGTTGCGAATACAGAACCGAAGACAACAGAAAGAGCTAAATGCTGACTCCG aaggCGTGAAGGCCTCCTGCTCTGACAAAGTAGGGGAGAAAGAGGCCAATAGCACCGGG CATCAGACAGTGGATGGCAACATTCTGAAGTCGCCCCCTAGTGCTCTGACTGCTGAAACTGCACAAG acaaGGCTATCAGTGGTGCGCAGAGACCGAAAAAAGCTCGTCTGGTTGAGAATGTCAGTGAGAAGGTCCAGAAGCGATCTGGTTCCATTGAGCTACTTCAGAAACACACTGCACCATTAGAAAACA cttcTGTTTCCTTTTCCTTACCCCTAGATGTCTTTGAAGATGACATCTCCTCGTGTTCTTCTACGTCTCCCGAGCAACTCGGGACACACCAATCCCCCAGCTTCTCCTCTTCACCTGGGCTGAGCAGCGACCAGTCACTGAGTGATGTGTCACCTGTCGCCATGCCCACCAACCACAGCCCAAGCAATGTTCAG CAGTGTGGTTCAGCTTTGCTCCCAGGAACTGAGGGCATCACGGAGTCAGTGACCATGACAGTGGCAGGGTCAAACTCCATGGCAATGACTGGAAGACCCAAAGGAGTGTATGTGTCCTCTCAGACTTCGCTGCTGCCAAAG ACAGCTCAGTGCCTAACCCCAACTACTCATTCCATTCTCGGAGGGTCTTTATCCTCACCACGTCCTCCACGGCCACGGAAACCTCGTGACTGTAAGCCTAAAATGAGGAAGCTGAAGTACCACCAGTACATACCCCCAGACCAACGGGGCAACACTGGAGGCAATTCTGGGAACAATTCCCAAAAGAACAGCACCACTCAAGCTCAGCCAATTGATCCTGCATACTCTCGCCTCCTACACCAACAGCAGGTTTTCCTGCAACTGCAGATACTAAACCAGCAACAACAGCTCGCTGTGACAACCAG TGAGAATCAGGTAGTGACGATTTCCGGAGCTGGACCACAAAGTTGCCTTCAGCCTGCTCCTCCGCAAACAAATGGCACCCTCCTGGAAACAAACTCTGTTCACAAGCTAGATTTACTTCCCCCGAACCTTGACGATCTAACG GTGTCAGAACTCCGACAGCAGTTACGCAAACGTGGACTCCCGGTCTCTGGCACCAAACCTGCTCTGTTAGAGAGGCTTCGCCCCTTTCAAATGCCCCGTCCCCAGCTAACACCAGCTCCACTTTGCCAGTTAGAAGGGACCCTAGAACCACCTCCACCCCCTAATTTAAGCCCGTCTAGTAGCCCGTCACAAATTTACATCCAACCATCAGCAGTGGTAGAGGAAAGTTTAGCTGGTTCCACTTACTTGACATCCCTGTCTTCTTCTGCGAGCTCAAGTCCAAACCTGCAATCCCCCTCACCTCCAGTTCCTTCCAGTGCTCTCTGGAGGTCAGAGCAGGCAGCAGAGGAGCTGACTGTGGAACTGGAGATGAGAGAGAGGATTCGGAGCAGACCCAGAGGAAAATCTCTCAGAGCAGTCACACCG ACAAGTGGAGGTTCCCTACACCCCTTCCTGCAACAGGACCAAGGATGTGCCAGAGGGAAAccagaaacagaaagacaggAAGTGCTGTTTACACAG CAGGTGTTTTCCTGTCAGCCGTGTGATACAATCTCCCAGGATTTTGAGCTACCGATGCAAATCACAGCTAGCCCAGAGCAAGCTCCACCCCACACTGAACGCAGTCTCGAGGAACTACTGCAGGAGGCCATTCAAAGAGTACAG ATGGATCCCCATGAGTCCATAGATGACATTTTAGAGGAACCTGTTAGCTGTTCTG gTAACACAGGTATCACTTCAGAACTCCAGTCATCCATCACCACGCTCTCAGGCTCCTCCCCTGCCCCATCGCCTGACCAACTACAACCTACCCAGCTCAGCTCAAAAGGCGAAAGTGGTCGCTCATCTCCGCTTTGCTCTTCACTTCTATTGGAACTTCCACCCTCCCCTGCCCATTCCCTGCCCCTTGCATCTAACCCtgcccctccccctcccctctGCACGACACCTCCTCTAAGTGCGCGTTCCAGAAAGAGGAGGTCAGATGTGCCTGCGTTTGATGCTGCTGATTGGCTGGAATCCCTGTCATCTGGCCTGCAccctctcacacctccagtggcACCTTTCGTGGAAAGCGACTTTGCCCTCGATTCAGACCTGAACATAAGCAGGGTCCTTGACCTGATGGTGGAGCAGTGGTGA
- the si:dkeyp-69b9.3 gene encoding proline-rich protein 36 isoform X2, giving the protein MTLLASERSLLIRSKFRSVLQLRIQNRRQQKELNADSEGVKASCSDKVGEKEANSTGHQTVDGNILKSPPSALTAETAQDKAISGAQRPKKARLVENVSEKVQKRSGSIELLQKHTAPLENTSVSFSLPLDVFEDDISSCSSTSPEQLGTHQSPSFSSSPGLSSDQSLSDVSPVAMPTNHSPSNVQQCGSALLPGTEGITESVTMTVAGSNSMAMTGRPKGVYVSSQTSLLPKTAQCLTPTTHSILGGSLSSPRPPRPRKPRDCKPKMRKLKYHQYIPPDQRGNTGGNSGNNSQKNSTTQAQPIDPAYSRLLHQQQVFLQLQILNQQQQLAVTTSENQVVTISGAGPQSCLQPAPPQTNGTLLETNSVHKLDLLPPNLDDLTVSELRQQLRKRGLPVSGTKPALLERLRPFQMPRPQLTPAPLCQLEGTLEPPPPPNLSPSSSPSQIYIQPSAVVEESLAGSTYLTSLSSSASSSPNLQSPSPPVPSSALWRSEQAAEELTVELEMRERIRSRPRGKSLRAVTPTSGGSLHPFLQQDQGCARGKPETERQEVLFTQVFSCQPCDTISQDFELPMQITASPEQAPPHTERSLEELLQEAIQRVQMDPHESIDDILEEPVSCSGNTGITSELQSSITTLSGSSPAPSPDQLQPTQLSSKGESGRSSPLCSSLLLELPPSPAHSLPLASNPAPPPPLCTTPPLSARSRKRRSDVPAFDAADWLESLSSGLHPLTPPVAPFVESDFALDSDLNISRVLDLMVEQW; this is encoded by the exons ATGACCTTGCTGGCCTCTGAGAGGTCGCTGCTCATCCGGAGCAAATTCCGCTCAG TTCTGCAGTTGCGAATACAGAACCGAAGACAACAGAAAGAGCTAAATGCTGACTCCG aaggCGTGAAGGCCTCCTGCTCTGACAAAGTAGGGGAGAAAGAGGCCAATAGCACCGGG CATCAGACAGTGGATGGCAACATTCTGAAGTCGCCCCCTAGTGCTCTGACTGCTGAAACTGCACAAG acaaGGCTATCAGTGGTGCGCAGAGACCGAAAAAAGCTCGTCTGGTTGAGAATGTCAGTGAGAAGGTCCAGAAGCGATCTGGTTCCATTGAGCTACTTCAGAAACACACTGCACCATTAGAAAACA cttcTGTTTCCTTTTCCTTACCCCTAGATGTCTTTGAAGATGACATCTCCTCGTGTTCTTCTACGTCTCCCGAGCAACTCGGGACACACCAATCCCCCAGCTTCTCCTCTTCACCTGGGCTGAGCAGCGACCAGTCACTGAGTGATGTGTCACCTGTCGCCATGCCCACCAACCACAGCCCAAGCAATGTTCAG CAGTGTGGTTCAGCTTTGCTCCCAGGAACTGAGGGCATCACGGAGTCAGTGACCATGACAGTGGCAGGGTCAAACTCCATGGCAATGACTGGAAGACCCAAAGGAGTGTATGTGTCCTCTCAGACTTCGCTGCTGCCAAAG ACAGCTCAGTGCCTAACCCCAACTACTCATTCCATTCTCGGAGGGTCTTTATCCTCACCACGTCCTCCACGGCCACGGAAACCTCGTGACTGTAAGCCTAAAATGAGGAAGCTGAAGTACCACCAGTACATACCCCCAGACCAACGGGGCAACACTGGAGGCAATTCTGGGAACAATTCCCAAAAGAACAGCACCACTCAAGCTCAGCCAATTGATCCTGCATACTCTCGCCTCCTACACCAACAGCAGGTTTTCCTGCAACTGCAGATACTAAACCAGCAACAACAGCTCGCTGTGACAACCAG TGAGAATCAGGTAGTGACGATTTCCGGAGCTGGACCACAAAGTTGCCTTCAGCCTGCTCCTCCGCAAACAAATGGCACCCTCCTGGAAACAAACTCTGTTCACAAGCTAGATTTACTTCCCCCGAACCTTGACGATCTAACG GTGTCAGAACTCCGACAGCAGTTACGCAAACGTGGACTCCCGGTCTCTGGCACCAAACCTGCTCTGTTAGAGAGGCTTCGCCCCTTTCAAATGCCCCGTCCCCAGCTAACACCAGCTCCACTTTGCCAGTTAGAAGGGACCCTAGAACCACCTCCACCCCCTAATTTAAGCCCGTCTAGTAGCCCGTCACAAATTTACATCCAACCATCAGCAGTGGTAGAGGAAAGTTTAGCTGGTTCCACTTACTTGACATCCCTGTCTTCTTCTGCGAGCTCAAGTCCAAACCTGCAATCCCCCTCACCTCCAGTTCCTTCCAGTGCTCTCTGGAGGTCAGAGCAGGCAGCAGAGGAGCTGACTGTGGAACTGGAGATGAGAGAGAGGATTCGGAGCAGACCCAGAGGAAAATCTCTCAGAGCAGTCACACCG ACAAGTGGAGGTTCCCTACACCCCTTCCTGCAACAGGACCAAGGATGTGCCAGAGGGAAAccagaaacagaaagacaggAAGTGCTGTTTACACAG GTGTTTTCCTGTCAGCCGTGTGATACAATCTCCCAGGATTTTGAGCTACCGATGCAAATCACAGCTAGCCCAGAGCAAGCTCCACCCCACACTGAACGCAGTCTCGAGGAACTACTGCAGGAGGCCATTCAAAGAGTACAG ATGGATCCCCATGAGTCCATAGATGACATTTTAGAGGAACCTGTTAGCTGTTCTG gTAACACAGGTATCACTTCAGAACTCCAGTCATCCATCACCACGCTCTCAGGCTCCTCCCCTGCCCCATCGCCTGACCAACTACAACCTACCCAGCTCAGCTCAAAAGGCGAAAGTGGTCGCTCATCTCCGCTTTGCTCTTCACTTCTATTGGAACTTCCACCCTCCCCTGCCCATTCCCTGCCCCTTGCATCTAACCCtgcccctccccctcccctctGCACGACACCTCCTCTAAGTGCGCGTTCCAGAAAGAGGAGGTCAGATGTGCCTGCGTTTGATGCTGCTGATTGGCTGGAATCCCTGTCATCTGGCCTGCAccctctcacacctccagtggcACCTTTCGTGGAAAGCGACTTTGCCCTCGATTCAGACCTGAACATAAGCAGGGTCCTTGACCTGATGGTGGAGCAGTGGTGA
- the si:dkeyp-69b9.3 gene encoding myocardin isoform X4 yields the protein MTLLASERSLLIRSKFRSVLQLRIQNRRQQKELNADSEGVKASCSDKVGEKEANSTGHQTVDGNILKSPPSALTAETAQDKAISGAQRPKKARLVENVSEKVQKRSGSIELLQKHTAPLENNVFEDDISSCSSTSPEQLGTHQSPSFSSSPGLSSDQSLSDVSPVAMPTNHSPSNVQQCGSALLPGTEGITESVTMTVAGSNSMAMTGRPKGVYVSSQTSLLPKTAQCLTPTTHSILGGSLSSPRPPRPRKPRDCKPKMRKLKYHQYIPPDQRGNTGGNSGNNSQKNSTTQAQPIDPAYSRLLHQQQVFLQLQILNQQQQLAVTTSENQVVTISGAGPQSCLQPAPPQTNGTLLETNSVHKLDLLPPNLDDLTVSELRQQLRKRGLPVSGTKPALLERLRPFQMPRPQLTPAPLCQLEGTLEPPPPPNLSPSSSPSQIYIQPSAVVEESLAGSTYLTSLSSSASSSPNLQSPSPPVPSSALWRSEQAAEELTVELEMRERIRSRPRGKSLRAVTPTSGGSLHPFLQQDQGCARGKPETERQEVLFTQQVFSCQPCDTISQDFELPMQITASPEQAPPHTERSLEELLQEAIQRVQMDPHESIDDILEEPVSCSGNTGITSELQSSITTLSGSSPAPSPDQLQPTQLSSKGESGRSSPLCSSLLLELPPSPAHSLPLASNPAPPPPLCTTPPLSARSRKRRSDVPAFDAADWLESLSSGLHPLTPPVAPFVESDFALDSDLNISRVLDLMVEQW from the exons ATGACCTTGCTGGCCTCTGAGAGGTCGCTGCTCATCCGGAGCAAATTCCGCTCAG TTCTGCAGTTGCGAATACAGAACCGAAGACAACAGAAAGAGCTAAATGCTGACTCCG aaggCGTGAAGGCCTCCTGCTCTGACAAAGTAGGGGAGAAAGAGGCCAATAGCACCGGG CATCAGACAGTGGATGGCAACATTCTGAAGTCGCCCCCTAGTGCTCTGACTGCTGAAACTGCACAAG acaaGGCTATCAGTGGTGCGCAGAGACCGAAAAAAGCTCGTCTGGTTGAGAATGTCAGTGAGAAGGTCCAGAAGCGATCTGGTTCCATTGAGCTACTTCAGAAACACACTGCACCATTAGAAAACA ATGTCTTTGAAGATGACATCTCCTCGTGTTCTTCTACGTCTCCCGAGCAACTCGGGACACACCAATCCCCCAGCTTCTCCTCTTCACCTGGGCTGAGCAGCGACCAGTCACTGAGTGATGTGTCACCTGTCGCCATGCCCACCAACCACAGCCCAAGCAATGTTCAG CAGTGTGGTTCAGCTTTGCTCCCAGGAACTGAGGGCATCACGGAGTCAGTGACCATGACAGTGGCAGGGTCAAACTCCATGGCAATGACTGGAAGACCCAAAGGAGTGTATGTGTCCTCTCAGACTTCGCTGCTGCCAAAG ACAGCTCAGTGCCTAACCCCAACTACTCATTCCATTCTCGGAGGGTCTTTATCCTCACCACGTCCTCCACGGCCACGGAAACCTCGTGACTGTAAGCCTAAAATGAGGAAGCTGAAGTACCACCAGTACATACCCCCAGACCAACGGGGCAACACTGGAGGCAATTCTGGGAACAATTCCCAAAAGAACAGCACCACTCAAGCTCAGCCAATTGATCCTGCATACTCTCGCCTCCTACACCAACAGCAGGTTTTCCTGCAACTGCAGATACTAAACCAGCAACAACAGCTCGCTGTGACAACCAG TGAGAATCAGGTAGTGACGATTTCCGGAGCTGGACCACAAAGTTGCCTTCAGCCTGCTCCTCCGCAAACAAATGGCACCCTCCTGGAAACAAACTCTGTTCACAAGCTAGATTTACTTCCCCCGAACCTTGACGATCTAACG GTGTCAGAACTCCGACAGCAGTTACGCAAACGTGGACTCCCGGTCTCTGGCACCAAACCTGCTCTGTTAGAGAGGCTTCGCCCCTTTCAAATGCCCCGTCCCCAGCTAACACCAGCTCCACTTTGCCAGTTAGAAGGGACCCTAGAACCACCTCCACCCCCTAATTTAAGCCCGTCTAGTAGCCCGTCACAAATTTACATCCAACCATCAGCAGTGGTAGAGGAAAGTTTAGCTGGTTCCACTTACTTGACATCCCTGTCTTCTTCTGCGAGCTCAAGTCCAAACCTGCAATCCCCCTCACCTCCAGTTCCTTCCAGTGCTCTCTGGAGGTCAGAGCAGGCAGCAGAGGAGCTGACTGTGGAACTGGAGATGAGAGAGAGGATTCGGAGCAGACCCAGAGGAAAATCTCTCAGAGCAGTCACACCG ACAAGTGGAGGTTCCCTACACCCCTTCCTGCAACAGGACCAAGGATGTGCCAGAGGGAAAccagaaacagaaagacaggAAGTGCTGTTTACACAG CAGGTGTTTTCCTGTCAGCCGTGTGATACAATCTCCCAGGATTTTGAGCTACCGATGCAAATCACAGCTAGCCCAGAGCAAGCTCCACCCCACACTGAACGCAGTCTCGAGGAACTACTGCAGGAGGCCATTCAAAGAGTACAG ATGGATCCCCATGAGTCCATAGATGACATTTTAGAGGAACCTGTTAGCTGTTCTG gTAACACAGGTATCACTTCAGAACTCCAGTCATCCATCACCACGCTCTCAGGCTCCTCCCCTGCCCCATCGCCTGACCAACTACAACCTACCCAGCTCAGCTCAAAAGGCGAAAGTGGTCGCTCATCTCCGCTTTGCTCTTCACTTCTATTGGAACTTCCACCCTCCCCTGCCCATTCCCTGCCCCTTGCATCTAACCCtgcccctccccctcccctctGCACGACACCTCCTCTAAGTGCGCGTTCCAGAAAGAGGAGGTCAGATGTGCCTGCGTTTGATGCTGCTGATTGGCTGGAATCCCTGTCATCTGGCCTGCAccctctcacacctccagtggcACCTTTCGTGGAAAGCGACTTTGCCCTCGATTCAGACCTGAACATAAGCAGGGTCCTTGACCTGATGGTGGAGCAGTGGTGA